The nucleotide window ACCCTTTATACGCCTTCAAGGGCCGCTGTCCGCCTCACGTTCCCCCGTGCGGTGGGGGGACGACCAGGTGTACGAATCCCCGGTTCCGTCCGGGCGGGGCGGGTCAACGGCCCCGGAGGGGGCGGTTCGTGGCCCCTGAGCGTGGTCAGGACCGGCCCCGTAAACTCAGCGGTCATGATGAAGGAATCAGTTCAGGCCGACGCGTCCGCTCTTGACGGACCTGCCCTCTTCGCGACGATGTCCTCGATGCGCGCCATGCGCCGCCTCAAGCCGGACGCGGTGCCGGACGAGACGCTGGAGCAGCTGATACAGGCCGCCGTCTGGGGCCCCAGCGGGGGCAACATGCAGTGTTACGAGTACGTCGTCGTCACCGACCGCGACATGATGGCGCGCCTCGCCCCGCTGTGGAAGCGGTGCGTGGACTCCTATCTGGCGACGACCGGGAAGTACGCGCCGGCGGGCATGGACGAAGCGGCGTACGGGCGGATGGTCGCCGCGATCGAGTACCAGCGCGACCACTTCGCCGAGACCCCCGCGCTGATCATCCCGTGCTACCGCTTCCCGGAGCCGCGCATCGACGAGGAGGGCCTGATCGCCTCCGCACAGGCGCTCGGACCGGCGGGCACCGAACACTTGATGAACACGCAGACGCGGTTCCAGGCCCTCGCGGAGGGTTCGTGCGTCTACCCCGGCGTGCAGAACCTCCTGCTCGCCGCGCGCGGCCTGGGCCTCGCGGCGAACATCACCATCTGGCATCTGATGCTGGAGCAGGAGTGGAAGGAGACGCTCGGGATTCCCGAGGACATGCGGACGTTCGCGGCCGTCCCGGTGGGGTGGCCGCAGGGCAACTTCGGTCCCGTGCGGCGCCGTCCGGTGGCCGACGTCATCCACCGGGACCGCTGGTAGTCCGTGCGGACCGGCCGGGCGGGCCTCTCCGGCCCCCCGGCCGCCATGACCGTTCCCCGCGGCGGCCGCGCGGGGCGCCGGCCGGGCGTCAGAGGCCGGCCGGGTATCCGGTCTCCCTGACGTCGTCCGCCAGGTCCGCGAGGGTGATCTCCGGGTTGAGTGCGGCGACCACCTCGGCTGTCAGCGGCCGGAGGTCGTACACATGGCGGACGGCGGCCGGGTCCAGGGTGATCTCGTAGTAGTCCTCGG belongs to Streptomyces finlayi and includes:
- a CDS encoding nitroreductase family protein translates to MMKESVQADASALDGPALFATMSSMRAMRRLKPDAVPDETLEQLIQAAVWGPSGGNMQCYEYVVVTDRDMMARLAPLWKRCVDSYLATTGKYAPAGMDEAAYGRMVAAIEYQRDHFAETPALIIPCYRFPEPRIDEEGLIASAQALGPAGTEHLMNTQTRFQALAEGSCVYPGVQNLLLAARGLGLAANITIWHLMLEQEWKETLGIPEDMRTFAAVPVGWPQGNFGPVRRRPVADVIHRDRW